In the genome of Brachypodium distachyon strain Bd21 chromosome 3, Brachypodium_distachyon_v3.0, whole genome shotgun sequence, the window aaaataaaacttgaTTGGAAGAGTATTTAGAAGATATGCCTTTAGCACGGAGAAACCAAGTAGGACTGCATGTGCGGCACCTCTGCCAagataacatttttttataaaggGGTAAAACCGTGTCAAAATTTTCCTAAATAGGGTAAAaagaagtatttttttttctaaatgagCTAAAATGTGTCACAAACTTTCTTGTGCGACTAATTCAATTctatatttcaaaatattaaatgtacCAATTTTGTGCATCTTTTAGACTAAGCTAGAAggaagcaaaaacaaaagttatacCCAGATATGAACAAAAGCTTCCACGCTGAATCTTGAGTACAACTAGGAAATCCCGCGGTTGAACTTGACGAGAAAGAACTAAGAACTACGGAATCCTCAttcaacaaaataataatttcaAATTGcacgcacacgcacacgcACTAGCACTAGTGCGTCATCCTCTACGCACTACTAGTGTGCAGTCATGCATGTGGCCTTGGGGACGTGTAATAGTTGGCTCAACCTTCCCGGAACTACATCGTCAAATGTGGCCGTTCATTCAccagccttcttctccaagttGAGCACATACCTCTTGCTTGCATGCTCCTAGTTTCCAAGCATCATGGATGACGCATCGATTGATTGGTGCAACCCATCTCACCACACCATATATACATGCCATTCCCTCTGATCCTGATCCACAAAAGCACCCAAAGAAACACAAGCTAAAGTAATCTCAGCTTTCGTACACAAATCTAGCAGCAGATAATGGCCGGCGGAGATGACTTGAAGCTGCTCGGCGCATGGGCAAGCCCATTCGTCACCAGAGTGAAGCTTGCCCTCGCCTTTAAAGGCCTGAGCTTTGACGATGTGGAGGAGGACCTCGGCAACAAGAGTGAGCTCCTCCTCTCGTCCAACCAAGTGCACAAGAAGGTGCCCGTCCTCATCCACAACGGCAAGTCTATCTGTGAGTCGCTCGTTATCTTGCAGTACATCGACGAGGCGTTCTCCGGCACcggcccctccctcctccccgccgaACCTCACGACCGCGCGGTCGCCCGCTTCTGGGCCGCCTACATTGACGACAAGGTTTCACAaatttgtctttctttttttccgaTCCGAGCATTTAGAAGCTGAATTCGTTGATCACTGAAGTTGAATTGCGTGCGTGTGTGCAGCTCGTGGCTCCGTGGGTGCAGTCGATGAGGGGAAAGACAGAGGAGGACAAGGCCGAGGGGATTAAGCAGACGTTCGTGGCGGTGGAGACGCTGGAGGGAGCCCTTAGGGACGGCTCCAAAGGGGAGGGATTATTCTTCGGCGGGGACAGCGTGGGGCTCGTCGATGTCGCACTAGGGAGCCTGCTGTCGTGGCTCAAGGCGACCGACGTGACATCTGGTGCTAAAATCTTTGACCCCGTCAAGACGCCGCTCCTGGCCGCTTGGATGGAACACTTCAGCGAGCTTGATGTGGCCAAGGCAGCCTTGCCGGATGTCGACAGGGTGGTCGAGTTCGCCAAGAAGAGGGCACAggctgccgcggccgctgcagctgcagctttgGAGAACTAGCACGGAGAATAATATCTATTAGTAACCGATCATGGTGGTATCGGAAGCACCCCTACTCCTCTGGTCTGTCCACCTTACCTTCTGGCGCAACGCTCCGGTCATCATACGACTAGAACGCAACGAGGCACTGGCGGAGCTTTGTTGAGGTCAAACTGGACCATGGCCCGTCCAGGTTTTTTGAAAATAACAAATTGCTACCGGTAGTCACAGGCCCAGCCCAGAACCAACCCCCTTCACGGCTTCACCCGATGCCAGCCTGCCTCCTGGTCGCCACTCGCCCGTCGAGCCAGCAGCCAGGGGCTCGCCGCTGCCTCGTGACGACGACGGACCAGCAACGCGACGGACTGAAGCTAGGCATGGCCgccccgcacgccgccgctcgccccctGCCCTGCGATGCGCCCGGGCGCTGCCTCGCCGCGCCCGCAGGCCTGCTCCGCCAGTGCTCGGCTCGCCCGCAGCCCTGCTCTGCcgtgcgcgccgccgcggctcaCCCGCGCCcactgctcctcctcttcacCAATTTCTCTATCcagataatttttttctttcattttctaATTCCTAATTTGCAATTTGTCAATTTCATAGCACGGCACCGATTGCGATTTGTCAGGGTGAAGTGGTACGACTTTGAACaaaattttgtgttttcttttagcctGTCCCGTCCATAAATTTTATTGTAGCTCCGTCGCTGATACGAAAGGCACCGAGAAAAAGCTTCACGTTGATCAACATCATCCCAATTATTCTGACCGTTAGATCTGAGATCTAAAaggtataatttttttatccaaACATGTGTTATGTTATGGAGTCCCACATGATTTTCCTTTAAAAAACATGACCGCTGCTGATCTAAAGTCCCACTCCCATACGatttcctgaaaaaaaaacacgacaATTCGCTAAATGAAACATGTCACGTTAAAATCttggtaaagaaaaaaaaaacatgtcacgTTAGGCCGGCCGTCTGGCCAGCAGTTATCCGACCGTGGCAAAAGGCCTGCTCACGCCATGTATGACAACAACCCAATAATTCCCAGAAGCAAAAGATCTAAGAGAAAAGCTCTGGATTGATCCGTGGGCACAATAGGTAAAAttgatgttgctgctgcagaAAAGTGTATGGATGCGTATAACTTATTCCTTCAAATTTCAATTGCTCAAGAGTATTGAATATGACATGCAAATATATTAGACTTGATTAATTTAGTGTACTAAtctattccctccgtctcaaaataaacgacgtgaatttgtatagaattttatacaaatacacgtcacttattttggaacggagaaagtacatcaTTACAAGAGATAAATATGATGGTTTGCGTgctattatatatatatggaaaaataGAGGTAGGCTACAAATCTACTACTcattccgatccataaaaagtctTGCACACATAGTACAAAAATTGTACCGACTTAGTACAGAATGGACGACACTAACATGTGAGGTCTCACTGGAAACGAATCCCAAACAATTTCCCTAAAACCGAATTCGAAATCTTACCTTCCCTACCTTTATATGCGTTTTGCACGCACATTCAACGACAGATCAATTAACCCTGATGTAAGTTCTTCAGTAGTGATCGATAAACACCACTCACCACTCTATATGCTTTCCACGCACGTTCAACAAGGACTAAAAGCAGTACGAGGGGTACCGACATGAAACACAACACAACTCCACATCATCGGAATTATTTAAAACACGTTAGCTCTCATATTTGATGGATAAGATTTAACTAGCTGGATATATCCAGGTTAGGGACGACACATCAAAATGTTTTGAGACCCGCATAGGCCGTTATAAGATATTTATCGTCTAACACAGTATGATGCAGCACTAAGTAATAATCTCACCCCACTTCGTTGTAATCTATATGGTTACACACGTGACATGATGCAACATATTGCGTTAGACGATAAATATGTTATGACGTCAAAgcttattttcattttttttcatggatCATGTGAATATTAAGTAGTAATCTCGCCTCAATCCGTCATCTGCATTTTTGCACGAATCAGTTATCAACGGGCATTTAAAAATTATAAGTTTGCATCCTAAAACATGATCATATGACATATACTAAAAGCACAATGAGTAGTACCAAGGGGAAGCATTGCTGATCTGCATCATCCTAATTATTTAGACCATCAGATCTCATATTTGAACGCTAAGATTTAATTAGGTGGGTATATCTCATGCGAATTGAGGTCCACGTAAGCCGTCATGAAATATTTGTCATCTAACACAGTACGATCCAACAATAAATAACAATCTCACCTCAATTTGTcgtaatcttttttttacaaaga includes:
- the LOC100825008 gene encoding probable glutathione S-transferase GSTU6; the protein is MAGGDDLKLLGAWASPFVTRVKLALAFKGLSFDDVEEDLGNKSELLLSSNQVHKKVPVLIHNGKSICESLVILQYIDEAFSGTGPSLLPAEPHDRAVARFWAAYIDDKLVAPWVQSMRGKTEEDKAEGIKQTFVAVETLEGALRDGSKGEGLFFGGDSVGLVDVALGSLLSWLKATDVTSGAKIFDPVKTPLLAAWMEHFSELDVAKAALPDVDRVVEFAKKRAQAAAAAAAAALEN